In the genome of Ctenopharyngodon idella isolate HZGC_01 chromosome 19, HZGC01, whole genome shotgun sequence, one region contains:
- the mrpl9 gene encoding 39S ribosomal protein L9, mitochondrial isoform X1, with protein MWAVASSRFVLQSCWNLSNVKSSLSRIQNLSQTACKNTVIVERCWKVPLSKEGKPPKLHPRRHRVYRLVEDQKHNSQDKMELILTQTVPKLGGRGDTVFVKKSLGRNKLLPQGLAVYPSQENKDMFAEEIRLLREGRPEDRVQTRTGQLTVEFLKKTQLEVAMHTSVQYSLTKEIVCRQFLRRLGVVVPTHALTLPEEPITGPGEYWCDVTVNGVDTVRVSISVVPYVEPSQLMLMKQQQKQEQSDSE; from the exons ATGTGGGCGGTAGCATCATCAAGGTTTGTCCTTCAAAGCTGCTGGAATCTTTCAAATGTAAAATCTTCCTTGAGTCGAATACAGAATCTGTCACAAACAGCATGCAAG AATACAGTTATTGTTGAACGCTGTTGGAAGGTTCCTTTATCAAAGGAGGGAAAGCCACCCAAGCTACATCCACGCCGACACAGGGTGTACCGCTTGGTTGAGGACCAAAAACACAATTCTCAGGACAAAATGGAGCTCATCCTCACTCAGACTGTTCCCA aacTTGGTGGACGAGGCGACACAGTTTTTGTGAAAAAATCATTGGGCCGCAACAAATTGCTACCCCAAGGCTTGGCTGTCTACCCTTCACAGGAAAATAAAGACATGTTCGCAGAGGAAATAAGG CTACTGCGTGAGGGACGGCCAGAGGACCGAGTCCAGACACGCACAGGACAGCTA ACTGTTGAATTCCTGAAGAAAACACAGCTTGAGGTTGCCATGCACACATCAGTTCAGTACTCGCTCACAAAAGAGATTGTTTGCAGACAGTTTCTTAGACGG CTCGGGGTGGTTGTGCCGACTCATGCCTTGACTCTTCCAGAAGAACCAATCACAGGGCCTGGAGAGTACTGGTGTGATGTCACA GTGAATGGAGTGGACACGGTCAGGGTGTCCATATCTGTGGTGCCGTATGTGGAGCCCAGCCAACTGATGCTGATGAAGCAGCAACAAAAGCAAGAACAGTCGGATTCAGAATAG
- the mrpl9 gene encoding 39S ribosomal protein L9, mitochondrial isoform X2 — MELILTQTVPKLGGRGDTVFVKKSLGRNKLLPQGLAVYPSQENKDMFAEEIRLLREGRPEDRVQTRTGQLTVEFLKKTQLEVAMHTSVQYSLTKEIVCRQFLRRLGVVVPTHALTLPEEPITGPGEYWCDVTVNGVDTVRVSISVVPYVEPSQLMLMKQQQKQEQSDSE, encoded by the exons ATGGAGCTCATCCTCACTCAGACTGTTCCCA aacTTGGTGGACGAGGCGACACAGTTTTTGTGAAAAAATCATTGGGCCGCAACAAATTGCTACCCCAAGGCTTGGCTGTCTACCCTTCACAGGAAAATAAAGACATGTTCGCAGAGGAAATAAGG CTACTGCGTGAGGGACGGCCAGAGGACCGAGTCCAGACACGCACAGGACAGCTA ACTGTTGAATTCCTGAAGAAAACACAGCTTGAGGTTGCCATGCACACATCAGTTCAGTACTCGCTCACAAAAGAGATTGTTTGCAGACAGTTTCTTAGACGG CTCGGGGTGGTTGTGCCGACTCATGCCTTGACTCTTCCAGAAGAACCAATCACAGGGCCTGGAGAGTACTGGTGTGATGTCACA GTGAATGGAGTGGACACGGTCAGGGTGTCCATATCTGTGGTGCCGTATGTGGAGCCCAGCCAACTGATGCTGATGAAGCAGCAACAAAAGCAAGAACAGTCGGATTCAGAATAG
- the prcc gene encoding proline-rich protein PRCC, whose protein sequence is MSLVAYDSSDDSDRDDSTASSARPAGKIGGLFASLPAPKKTERASAPQPKRMTLDLPKPKKRTEPVKITVPDIKPADSDSDDDEPVRKKSAPQGGGGLSSLLPQPKNLVVKEMQRPLVPHTLTKRPGSDKPKASAAKSQGLSGTSPSPSAIKAAAKSAAMQLARQMAADEEGSDDEVAPENYFSLPESSSEPVLSQNLDSQQYVPSLHPPPTVEDAPLDFGSNADSYSRSVGAMQDFQKEEYPPQYPENPLPENSPQDYYGEGYYQDPNPAADEQDDSGSSSMFNDEAFRRLQGKQNRGREEIKFLEIKGDDQLSGNKQWMTKNMTAEEAPRKSFSKKKGDQPTGQQRRKHQITYLIHQAKERELELKNNWADNKMTRRQTQAKYGF, encoded by the exons ATGTCTCTAGTAGCGTACGACAGCAGCGACGACAGTGATCGCGATGACTCGACGGCTTCATCCGCTCGACCTGCGGGCAAGATCGGCGGACTTTTTGCTTCTCTGCCCGCTCCGAAAAAGACAGAACGGGCATCAGCTCCTCAACCTAAGAGGATGACTCTGGATCTGCCGAAACCCAAGAAACGCACAGAACCTGTTAAAATCACCGTTCCTGATATAAAACCAGCAGAT TCTGACTCTGATGATGACGAGCCAGTACGAAAGAAGTCAGCTCCTCAG GGAGGTGGTGGTCTGTCCTCTCTGCTGCCCCAGCCTAAGAATCTGGTGGTGAAGGAAATGCAGCGGCCCCTGGTGCCGCACACCCTAACCAAACGCCCTGGATCGGATAAGCCTAAGGCAAGCGCAGCAAAGTCCCAAGGTCTTTCTGGAACCAGCCCGTCCCCGTCCGCCATCAAAGCGGCTGCAAAGTCAGCGGCGATGCAGTTAGCCCGACAAATGGCTGCGGATGAAGAGGGAAGTGACGATGAAGTCGCTCCGGAAAACTACTTTTCCTTACCAGAAAGTTCATCAGAGCCTGTGTTGTCTCAAAACCTGGATTCTCAGCAGTACGTTCCTTCTCTACACCCTCCACCCACTGTGGAGGATGCCCCATTGGACTTTGGTTCTAATGCGGACAGTTACAGTAGGTCAGTCGGAGCCATGCAAGACTTTCAGAAGGAAGAATACCCACCTCAGTATCCTGAGAATCCACTGCCAGAGAATTCTCCACAG GATTACTATGGGGAGGGATATTACCAAGACCCAAACCCTGCAGCTGATGAGCAAGATGATTCAGGGTCCTCTTCAATGTTCAACGATGAAGCA TTTCGGCGGCTGCAGGGCAAACAGAATCGCGGAAGAGAAGAAATCAAGTTCCTAGAAATAAAAGGAGATGATCAGCTGAGCGGCAATAAACAATGGATGACCAAGAACATGACAGCAGAGGAAGCGCCCCGCAAGTCCTTCAGCAAG aaaaaaggAGATCAGCCAACGGGGCAACAGAGACGCAAGCACCAAATCACGTATCTGATTCATCAGGCCAAGGAACGCGAGCTGGAACTTAAGAACAACTGGGCCGACAACAAAATGACTCGGCGACAAACGCAAGCCAAGTACGGATTCTAA
- the mrpl24 gene encoding probable 39S ribosomal protein L24, mitochondrial, protein MRLTALLWTAAKSAFPHDYRYGTNRPWTIAAKRLNPPGKKRRKVFVEPIANEDWHVLRGDTVEILSGKDKGKQGKVSQVIRRRNWVMLEGLNTHYRYVGRSGDYRGTYIASEAPLLLKDVTLIDPTDRKPTDIEWRYTEEGERVRVSVRTGRIIPKPVYQRKDGIIPQQWKDGPKDTSPEDTLQKTYMPSLKTLEEEVMEKLNLQEDRKPRKSYWY, encoded by the exons ATGAGACTGACAGCGCTGCTTTGGACGGCAGCAAAATCTGCATTTCCACATGATTATCGTTATGGGACAAACAGACCGTGGACGATCGCAGCCAAGCGGCTCAATCCACCAGGCAAGAAAAGAAGAAAGGTGTTTGTTGAACCGATTGCAAATGAGGACTGGCATGTCCTTAGAGGAGACACA GTGGAGATTTTGTCTGGAAAGGACAAAGGAAAGCAGGGCAAAGTTTCTCAGGTGATCCGGCGCCGAAACTGGGTCATGCTCGAGGGCCTGAACACG catTACAGGTATGTTGGCAGATCTGGAGATTACCGGGGTACTTACATCGCCAGTGAAGCCCCTCTGCTGCTGAAAGATGTTACGCTTATTGACCCTACTGACAG GAAGCCCACAGATATCGAGTGGCGATACACTGAAGAGGGTGAGCGAGTGCGTGTTTCTGTCAGGACAGGACGGATTATTCCCAAACCGGTCTACCAGAGAAAAGACGGCATCATTCCCCAGCAGTGGAAAG ATGGACCCAAGGACACATCGCCAGAGGACACGCTTCAGAAAACATACATGCCATCTTTGAAAACCCTTGAGGAAGAAGTTATGGAGAAATTAAACCTTCAGGAAGATAGAAAGCCTCGTAAAAGCTACTGGTACTGA